The following are encoded in a window of Vigna unguiculata cultivar IT97K-499-35 chromosome 8, ASM411807v1, whole genome shotgun sequence genomic DNA:
- the LOC114193671 gene encoding putative wall-associated receptor kinase-like 16: protein MATMRLKEMQKQLTRLTVLLVMALTAASQAQPGCPDSCGSVSSIPYPFGIGTSSVNGENCFLEKDLNLTCTDSTLYRGQGNVQILNISLAGKIDMLVHISKVCKNELLGGVKTQGNLPSLRTPAFAISSEDNKFVTVGCDTYGYLNTFRNGTQSSTGCLTRCDSIESVQSRQRSGNCTGIGCCQVDIPPGMKNISFQASTFKNFNSTSDIPECTNNEHTCDSKDHCRETLGSFECFCPDGLIGDGTREGGGCHTRQKADAFTKIIIGAGVGLIALFIGIFWLYLIYEKRKVFKLKQKFFQQNGGIILRQQLSTREDSSHTTTIFNAEELKKATNNFDESLIIGKGGYGTVFKGVLSNNKVVAIKKSKIVDQSQVQQFINEVIILSQINHRNVVKLLGCCLETEVPLLVYEFVNNGTLFDYLHNQGHRVNVSWKMRLRIATEAVAALSYLHSAASIPIRDVKTSNILLDDNYTAKVSDFGASRLVPIEQTEIATIVQGTFGYLDPEYMQSSQLTEKSDVYSFGVVLVELLTREKPFSFDKTEEKRSLTVHFLCSLKEDRLFDVLQVGLLDEENQQEIMEVAILAARCLRLIGEERPSMKEVTMELEGIQLTKKHLWINTGKNFEESQYLLHETQSSYEHGDSSGQQNIEYDSLREHELIDFGNGR, encoded by the exons ATGGCAACAATGAGATTGAAGGAGATGCAGAAGCAACTGACCAGACTGACCGTGCTGTTAGTGATGGCTTTAACTGCCGCCAGCCAAGCCCAGCCCGGCTGCCCGGACTCCTGCGGAAGTGTTTCATCGATTCCGTATCCATTCGGCATCGGCACTTCTTCCGTCAACGGTGAAAACTGTTTTCTGGAGAAAGATTTGAATCTCACATGCACAGACTCAACCTTATATCGCGGTCAAGGTAACGTCCAAATTCTCAACATAAGCCTCGCCGGTAAAATCGACATGCTCGTCCACATCTCCAAGGTCTGCAAAAACGAATTGTTGGGTGGAGTAAAAACACAAGGTAACCTTCCCAGTCTCAGAACACCGGCTTTCGCCATTTCTAGTGAGGACAACAAGTTCGTAACCGTAGGCTGCGACACCTATGGCTATCTCAACACTTTCCGCAACGGCACACAATCTTCAACGGGGTGTTTAACCAGATGCGACAGCATAGAGAGCGTCCAAAGCAGGCAGAGAAGCGGAAACTGCACCGGCATAGGGTGTTGCCAGGTCGACATTCCTCCTGGCATGAAGAACATCAGTTTCCAAGCTTCCactttcaaaaatttcaattccacttctg ACATTCCGGAGTGTACAAATAACGAACACACCTGCGATAGTAAAGATCATTGTCGTGAAACTCTTGGCTCTTTTGAATGTTTCTGTCCTGACGGACTTATTGGAGATGGAACAAGAGAAGGCGGTGGATGCCACACAAGGCAGAAGGCTGATGCATTTACGAAGATCATCATTG GTGCAGGGGTAGGATTAATTGCTCTATTCATAGGAATTTTTTGGTTGTACTTGATATACGAGAAAAGGAAAGTCTTCAAATTGAAGCAGAAGTTTTTTCAACAGAACGGAGGCATTATTCTTAGGCAACAACTCTCCACAAGAGAAGACTCATCTCATACCACTACGATTTTCAATGCTGAAGAACTTAAGAAAGCCACCAACAACTTTGATGAGAGCTTAATCATAGGTAAAGGAGGTTATGGTACAGTTTTCAAAGGAGTTCTATCAAATAACAAAGTTGTAGCTATCAAAAAGTCCAAAATAGTGGATCAGAGCCAGGTACAACAATTCATAAATGAGGTCATTATATTGTCACAAATTAATCACAGGAATGTGGtcaaactcttgggatgttgtttAGAGACAGAAGTTCCTTTATTGGTCTATGAATTTGTTAACAATGGCACCCTTTTCGATTATTTACATAATCAAGGCCATAGGGTTAACGTGTCATGGAAAATGCGTCTAAGGATAGCTACAGAAGCAGTTGCAGCTCTGTCATATCTGCACTCAGCAGCTTCCATACCCATCAGAGACGTGAAGACTTCTAACATACTCTTAGATGACAATTACACTGCCAAAGTCTCTGATTTTGGAGCTTCAAGATTGGTTCCAATTGAGCAAACTGAGATAGCCACAATTGTGCAAGGGACCTTTGGGTATTTAGACCCAGAGTACATGCAATCAAGCCAGTTGACAGAAAAGAGTGATGTTTATAGTTTTGGGGTAGTGCTTGTAGAACTTCTTACAAGGGAGAAACCTTTCTCTTTTGACAAGACAGAAGAGAAACGAAGTCTTACAGTTCACTTTCTTTGTAGCTTGAAAGAGGATCGTCTGTTTGATGTTCTTCAGGTGGGTCTTTTGGATGAAGAAAACCAACAAGAAATTATGGAGGTTGCTATTCTTGCTGCCAGATGCTTGAGACTTATAGGGGAGGAAAGACCTAGCATGAAGGAAGTGACAATGGAACTAGAGGGAATACAACTTACAAAGAAACACCTTTGGATCAATACAGGCAAAAACTTTGAGGAGAGTCAATACTTGCTTCATGAGACACAAAGCTCTTATGAACATGGTGATAGTAGTGGCCAACAAAATATTGAATATGATAGCTTGAGAGAACATGAATTAATTGACTTTGGTAATGGAAGATGA